From the genome of Chanodichthys erythropterus isolate Z2021 chromosome 17, ASM2448905v1, whole genome shotgun sequence:
GGTGGCATTCCTTTTGtgaatgtctttcttttttgcgttttttttgttttgatgttGTTGTTTAAATTTGTGTGCTGaaatgttaaatatgttaaagcAAAACAGTACATTTGCAGTGCgattttgttttgaaatctgATGTGGTAAAGCTTTACTATCAGTCCATCTCAGTGTTTGCTCTTAAAACTGATGTTCAtggtaaaaacatttttcttttgcagGTGGGGAGCTTTTTATGCAGCTTGAGCGAGAAGGGATTTTCATGGAGGACACAGCCTGGTAAGAGAAGGCGATTTGTTTAGTTTTGTGACTTTTAAAGTATGAACTTACTATGTTAAAATGTAACCATGGTTAGCACTTTAAACATAAATAGTGTTTTATTGAAGTGTCagtttttttaacaatttaaaggCACATGCATATAGAAAGCTTTAAATTCAACATGATGAAATGAACAAAGATAATCAGCTCCGGGCGTTTTACATGCAGCTTTTACTTGGCTGAAATCTCTATGGCTCTCGGACACCTCCATCAAAAAGGCATAATCTACAGAGATCTCAAACCTGAGAACATCATGCTCAATAACCAAGGTTTGGCTGCTTCATTTTGTAATTTAGAAAGGAGTGAATTGACAATGGAAGAactgaaaaatgtttaaatttaataaacTGTTTTCTGTCTTATCACAGGACATGTAAAACTGACTGATTTCGGGCTGTGTAAGGAATCTATTCATGACGGCACAGTGACCCATACTTTCTGTGGCACTATTGAGTACATGTGAGAGATGTTTAAAGAAGTCCTTAACATCCCTGTAATGTCCAAGTTGCTAATTTTCTGTTTTGCAAATGCCTCTGTTCATTGTCTGACATACCTGTGTGACATGCATTTAGATGAATTCTACAGTAGCATGAGAAGTTCCTTTATTTCAGGGCTCCAGAGATCCTCATGAGAAGCGGACACAATCGGGCTGTTGACTGGTGGAGTCTGGGGGCTTTGATGTATGACATGTTAACAGGAGCAGTGAGTATGCGTGTCTTGTGAATGTGTCTTAGTGCAGTGCACTAGCTTGCAATAGTTGAATTTGCTTTTCGTATTTACATCCTGCAATTTGTGTTCTAGAATTAATTTCAGCAACCATTTAGTGAGTTTggctagtaaaaaaaaaaaacagaaaagaaaaaaaaaagaatttaatagttttttttttttcttaatgcaagcaatttttttttatcagtttactTGAAAGCGATAAAACTGAACATATTCTTCCCTATAATAAAGGGAGTGTAACAAGTAGGGGCAGAAAAAACCCCTGAATATTCGAATCCCAAAATTGAAAATCGAATACCTACCCACTGAACGGTCCAGCCCTAATGTGTTGCTTTTAAgatattaatgaaatatgttaattttttcTGTCCACATTCATGtagtttaattatatttaattctgGTTTCTAAAGACTGCTCAGAAATGGATTCattgtaattatattattttttaaatttatttaattattattattttttaatttcttctttttctcaATTTGTTCTTTTACTAAATATTtagataatatttttaaaatataaaaatcttttaaaaaaatcatgtatTAATTTCACATACTGTCAACTTAAAGGTgtcatcaaacgttttttttacaagatgtaatataagtctaaggtgtcccctgaatgtgtctgtgaagtttcagctcaaaataccgcatagatttttttaaattaatttttttaactgcatattTTGGGGCTTCATtaaatgagccgatttatgctgtgcggcccctttaaatctcgtgctccccgcccacggagctcgcgcttgccttaaatggtgcgtaaacaaagtttacacagctaatataaccctcaaatggatctttacaaagtgttcgtcatgcatgcgtcagattatgtgagtattgtataatgttatattgtttacatttgattctgaatgagtttgagcctgtgctccgtggctaaagctaacattacacactgttggagagatttataaagaatgaagttgtgtttatgaattatacagactgcaagtgtttaaaaatgaaaataacgacggctcttgtctccgtgaatacagtaagaaacgatggtaactttaaccacatttaacagtacattagcaacatgctaaccaaacatttagaaagacaattcacaaatatcactaaaaatatcatggatcatgtcagttattattgctccatctgccatttttcgctattgttcttgcttgcttacctagtctgttgattcacctgtgctcagatccagacgttactggctgcccttgtctaatgcttttcataatgttgagaacatgggctggcatatgcaaatattgggggcgtacaccccgactgttacgtaacagtcggtgttatgttgagatccgcctgttcttcggaggtcttttaaaaaatgagatttatataagaaggaggaaacaatggagtttgaaactcagtgtatgtcatttccatgtactgaactcttatttaactatgccaagataaattaaatttttcattcgagggcacctttaaaagattTTCATCTAACAGTTTTAGTAAAATGACAGTGTAAAAGCCAATTATCTAATGTTCAAaccaaaaattttattttgttgtaaaatgttacatttaatgtTTCCTTACACAGTATAAATGGATTTTAACCCCAAAAAGATACAGCTGCCTTTATATTTATCAGCGGGGTCCTGTACAAAGGGGATCATCGTACTTGGCATTAAAAAGTTAACCCTAGTTTTAGTCAAGTTTTTGAACATCCATACTTTAAATGGatcagaggttttttttttttttttgacatgggTGTCTCTTGCCTTTCTAGCCCCCCTTTACAGGAGAGAACCGGAAGAAAACTATTGACAAAATTCTTAAATGCAAACTGAACCTCCCACCCTACCTCACACAAGAAGCCAGGGACCTTCTCAAAAGGGTAAGCTaatgtttttttcattaaaaaaaacaaacaaacattatttggtcattttgtaataatttttttcaatttgtATTCAGCTACTGAAAAGAAGTGCCTCATCTCGGCTTGGGGCTGGACCTGGAGATGCGACAGAAGTACAGGTCTGTTTGCAGCTCTAACAATATCAATGTTAAACACAACATGAAATCTTTACCCTTtaaagcctgacatatgaaataGTGTACACCATGTTTGACAGCaactgaattattattattttttttaatggaacagGTTATCAAACCAttagacaaaatatttaaaaaaacaaaaaaaaagtatgcatATGTGTTTTTTGTTGAATGTCATAATTGATACATCAGGGTTTTATGGCTCAAATAGTATGGTATAAGAGAATATGGAGTTCACACTTTTGAGGAGGAAGAAAACGCCTAATTTTTATTCGGAAGCCCAAATTGAGTAAACTGAGCCATCTGGTGCAGTtcctgatatttatatggccaaaagtAAGATGAAAGTCTGATAGCCTGTTCtgtaaatcaatgagatttTATAACCGTATAGCAGActacttacataaaatgcatataaatttCAGTTGCCACTATCTCAGTCTCTCAGTAATGTCTGAAGTGAGACTTTTATTTACTAAAgtataaactatcaatcagagGACAGAAGGCATGTAGAAGATTGTgtacaatgtttttttattattatttagcaaAGTTTTGATCGTGTTGATAATTTAGTGGCCTTAGAAATTTGCATATCAAATATGACACGGtgggatttaaagggttagtttaaaCTGAGTTTCTGCTGCTTTTTAACTGTGATTTTTAATTTGCTTCAATTGATCTCCTAGACTCATCCCTTCTTCCGACATGTTAATTGGGACGACCTTCTTGCGCGTAAAGTAGAACCACCATTCAAGCCTTTCTTGGTAACTACCACCACTTTTTGTTTTGTGCGTTCTGGCATCTTAAGGGTTAATTGAGTATATATGAATGACATAATCTGATGTCTCATTTCGACAGCAATCTGCTGAGGATGTGAGCCAGTTTGATTCAAAGTTCACCAGCCAGACTCCCGTTGACAGTCCTGATGACTCCACACTGAGCGAAAGTGCAAATCAGGTCTTTTTGGTAAGGCAGCCAAACATGATTTTTCTGTtctctatggaagcttgtttctgccacagaataaaatggtgattgtgactttttatctcgcaaatACATAGTTTGTATCTTAGATTTGAGGAAATTCTGAGTTTGCCGCTTGAAATTGAGTTTATAGCTTGCAATTCTGAGTAGGGTTGCACGGTGTACCGGTACTACGGTAGTATCGCGATACTAAAGCTTCAAAATACTGGCGATGCCATTGTATTTTTCAAACGGTAGTATCGTCAGTACCGTAAGGAATGTTGTATGTGCGGCAGGTACACTTCAATTGAACATGCGTGCctgcaaaaacattacaagaGACTGCCGTTGACTGTCTGCTGTGCCCTGTGTAGTAAATGCTCTGTAGAATTAGCGCCTTATTGTTTCCTGATGCTTCAGTTAATTTTGCAATGAGATAAAGTTGCGCTTGCACGTTGTTGTTGTCATTTAATCTGGAGGAAGGGTCTGAAATTCACTTAATTAACatcataaaatctttatataagACTGAATTCTCGCAGTTTTCCGTTGCTCATTTGGCCACTTCTGGAAAAGATTAAATAGTTTGTTTCTAGAAACACGAGAAACACGATTCAGACAAATGCAATTCCATTCATCAATAAGTTATAGCGGGTTTGCTCTCGGTTCTTATCAATCATACCAATCgtgattttttaattataaatgtattatatgttttaatatacaTACTGCTCTCCAGTCAGGGTTAGATATTTCAAGATAGGCTGGCAAAAATGCTCCTGATAGTTCGTGACACGAGCAAGAgcgctgtttttgtttcgtttctaaatgaatctgtttttgaacaaattgggcGAGTCACTGACTCACTAATCCATTCATTAAGAAAGTCATTtgcttcgttcctgaatgaatcagccgttttgaacgaatcggttgaatgattcattgacttGATCATTaacacttgctgccacctactggcgactTTAGTCTCCCATCTAAAAGTAGGTCTATTCTATCATTTTTTACCATCTAAAAGTAGGTCTATTCTATCATTTTTTTCcgccaacatttttatttctatattcaaattttatatttgaaacattaatatcataacattatttatgcaattgtaattgaagtgtaaatgcataaatgttacaTCGTAATGTCAGTTCATACAGCTTCTGTGCAGTGCTAAGATGAATTTTgtttacaatgattcatttgattggtaataAAAGCCTGTTATTCATTCTCATTAATGAAGTAGGCTATTCAGAGAAAAATCTggtctgttttcatgttttttatgaAAGTTTGGTTCATTTTGTATACTGCATGGTATCACGATACTACTTGGTATCCTGATACTTCAGCTGGTATAGTATCGTAAGACATTTTTATGGTATCGTGACAACCCTAattctgagtgtttttttttttcttctcagaattgtgaaaattgtgataaaaagttgcaattaccttaagtttttattctgtggcggaAATAAGCTTCCATAGTCTTCCTTGTctgttttgaaaaaaatctgTGCTTTTCTTATCTGCTTTTAATTCTTACAGGGTTTTACCTATGTAGCTCCATCTGTGTTGGAAAATTTAAAGGAGAAGTTCTCATTTGAGCCAAAAATTCGTTCACCTCGCCGGTTTTTGGGAAGCCCTCGAACACCTGTCAggtaattagatttttttttttacttgtaaatgcaacaaatttaaaaaaaaaaaatcatctaatTCAATTTTAACCTTGATTTCTTCCATCTTTCAGCCCACTTAAGTTCTCAGGAGATTGTTGGCCACGAGGTCCCACCTTACCCGAACCCTCCTCCCTCCAGTCCCCCACAGAGCTCGCTATGGAGGTGTCCACCATGGATCAGATGGATGTCCAGGCTAGTGCCGAGGCCACCGCCCCTCTTCCCATCAGGCAACCCACTGGCTCCAACGTGGGCCAGTTTAAGCAGCAGGCCTACCCCGTCATCTCCAAAAGGCCAGAGCATCTACGTATGAACCTATGACCATTAGTCCAACTTAGAGTTTTCCTTTGCTTTCTCTATTTCTTTTATATGGACACATGGGGAGAAGAAAGGTCCCCACCATCACTTCCATCTGCTATATACTGTCCTTCACATCTGATGAGCATGTGTCTTTCACTGAGTTTGAGAAACTGCTACAGTTCCTCTCATCCCAAAAACAAAGAACTCATTCTTAGATGATTCCTGCCATTACATATCAAATGGATTATCAGGATCGGGCCTTCTTTTGGATTATCAACttttttacatgattttaccataaaaggaacaaaaaaaaaaaaaaaacaatcataaaAAAAGACACTATTTGCAAATGTGCAGATAAGTAGATGGTCCTGTCAAGATGATCAAGTGATGTTGAGGAATTGCTTCCAATGGGATGCTTtgagtttttacagtatttccGAGGAAAGTTGAATTGCTTTCCAGCTGTTAACGAATTGTACAAATCATTGTGGATTGCAAAATGAGATGCATTTGTGGGAGTTTCACCCAGTGGAGGTTTGCAACCTGACTCTGAAGTCTTACACgtttttaaatgagtgtatcCCACAGTGCTGTATAGATGATGGATAAATACACGAGCctcaataaaaacaaatacgTTGACTTTTGAAACTTTATTACATGCTGGGGTGTCGAATTGGAGAGCTTGTGAGATCTCAGCAGCTGCCAACAGTGGTGATGATGTGCATTACAAGATCGTGCATTTACACCTTTattagtctcttatgctcagcaaggctgcatttatttgatcaaatacagtaaaaactgtaatattgtgaaatattacaatttaaaataacttttctatttaatttattcctgtgatgaggGCAAAActgaattgtcagcatcattCCTCCAATCCTCACTGTCAGCATTGGTAATATGTGCTTTTttgagctgcaaatcagcatattagaatcattctaatatgctgatttgatgctcaaagcGTATATTACCTACAAATGctgaaaaataaagctaaaaaaagcatttatttgaaacagaaagcttttgtaacattaccacaaatgtgtttactgtcatttttgatcaatgtaatgcTTCCTCgcttcaaaacaaacaaaccttgTCTACCCCACGTTTTTTAAAGGTAGTATGCATAAGAAAACATGAATGCACACTTTTTCTGTTGTATGgctttttaatcaaattatttttgtcttatttgGCATTTGGGAGTGGCGTGTTAGGTTGGTGGTGCAAAATTCggatatttttttctgacacttTACTATAAGGTTCAATCGAAAACAATAATACATTagttatcatgaactaacaatgacaaatgctttaacctagattaataaatgcttacatttctacattttaaagttgaataaattaacaattaaatgcattatgaactaacatgaacaataatattttcataaataaaaattaacctagtaaaattcattcatttttagttCATGATGCCTAATGAGTTTATTGTAGtgtttatataacatttttattttttttatttttttggggtAGATCAGTGGTTCTTAACCTTTTTGACTTAAAGACTCCCTATTGTCCACAACAATTTCCCCATGACTTTTCCAGTTTTTCATGATTAATTGGATACGGATTTTTATAAATACTTTTAAGACAATTTGCacctgattaaaatattttagagcttggCAAAACTAGAAAAAATTGTTCAATATAAAATTCCTTTGGAGATTATTAATTTATCTGACTTTTCCACATCtagaaatcacacttttaaTATAAGGCTTTCTCTTATATCCAGGTTTTCCAAGACCATAGGAATCTTGCTGCTTCAAAGAAAAGGGAAAGAAAAAATGggtgaattaattatttttttaaaattttttatagTTGTTTTGGCTTGTTTTGAATGCTTCTGTCTcatttgaaataattttaaagggttagttcacccaaaaatgaaagttctgtcattaattactcccccttatgtcgtcccaaacccgtaagacaaattaagatatttttgataagatccgatgactcagtgaggtctgcattgccagcaagataattaacactttcaatgcccagaaagctactaaagacatatataatatagtgggtcaaccttaatgttatgaagcgacaagaatactttttgtgcaccaaaaaaacaaaataactttattcaacaatatctagtgttgggtgatttcaaaacactgcttcatgaagctttgaagctttaggaatcttttgtttcgagtTCAGAGcgtcagtggttcagagcgtgtatcaaactgccaaagtcacgcccctcAGTGgtaaaccattgaaatttcgaaactcTTATGATGTAaagaagcctcatttactgaaatcgcatgactttggcagtttgatacacgctccgaaccactgattcgaaacaaaagattcccaaagcttcgaagcttcatgaagcagtgttttgaaatcgctcatcactagatattgttgaataaagttattttgtttttttggcgcacaaaaagtattctcttcgctTCATAACTTTAAAGCTGGAcgactgtagtcacatgaactgttttaaatatgtctttagtagctttctgggcattgaaagtgttaattatcttgctggcaatgcaggcctcactgagccatcggatttcatcaaaaatatctttgtgttccgaagatgactgaaggtcttacgggtgtggaatgacatgagggtgagtaattaatgacaatggcatagaagaaccattttttgttccccaaagaacctttgagtgaacagttcttaaaagaagcATTTGTTCTTACTCTGGTTTAATGTGTagaattacacattttaaaaatcataacCATTTTTctctataaagaaccttttgtgtaaTGCAAAGGTTTCACGggaccatcaatgccaataaagaaccttgaGGCCctctggttgagaaccactggtgtaGATTTTTCCGATCCTCCCAGCAACACACACTTTGTGTACAACCGGGTTCTGCCTTTTTGGAAACAAATGAGCAATGACTGATCATAATGACATGTAGTTGGTGTAAATCATTTAGAAATGAACACCCATGCATATGGAGGTGcgcttaaacattttttttccccctcaggaTGTAGCTCTTGCACAATATGTCTATGGTTTGTACATAGGGGAGAACTCAAATACAATGTTTATAGTGCAATATAGTGCTTggaaaaattattttgtgtCAAGTCAACAGAGAGAACACActtcaaaatatgttttaactGATGGAATCAGTCTCTAATAGCCATATCTGTGTGTTTGGAGGGGTGTATTGAGGAATTGGCACATTTGTTGTACATCACTTCTGAGCTCTTGTTAGTATGAGCAGGTTGTctgagccaatcagaatgatctaCACTGTAGGTCACTGTCCAGCTGGACATGATTCAAATGGACTCAGACTGGCTGGATCAATGAGTTCTGAAAGAAAAGTGGCCCAGTTTACCTGAATTAAACCCTATTTATCTGGCCATGTTCAGCAAAATGTGTGCTTTTTCAGCAACACCTGTGTTTAAATGCTTTCTTCAAGAATCATGAGATGGCTGTAGAGGAGAATTATTGGTTGTATACAcagaatgtgtatttaaatctTGTCTGTTGTTTGTACAGTCGATTAGAGGAAGTGCAATCTGGGGAGAACAATAATGGTATTTGCATATGACAAACAATATGGTAATCTCATCTGCGTTTTTCAGGGGATTCCCTAAAATTTATAGCATAACGGAAATAACTGTCTGTTTCTGAGGAACATGGGTTGTAGAAGGACTAACAGTTTTAACAGCACTGGATGATTCATCCATTTTCAAAAAGGCAGCTGGCGCTGTTTTAACTCCTGTAGCTTCCAAACTTATGATGTGGGACTTCAGCTCAAAGTTGTTTTTATAATGTTCACTGACATTTTGTTCAACAAtttaaagggttcacccaaaaaatgagaataatgtcatttattactcaaccttatgccgttccacacccgtaagacctttgttgatcttcggaacacaaattaagatatttttgttgaactCCGAtgactccgtgaggcctgcattgacagcaatgacatttcctctctcaagatccattaatgtactaaaaacatatttaaatcggttcatgtgagtacagtggttcaatattaatattataaagtgacgagaatatttttgttgcaccaaaaaaacaaaataacgacttatacaGTGATggtt
Proteins encoded in this window:
- the rps6kb1b gene encoding ribosomal protein S6 kinase beta-1; its protein translation is MAGVFDIDLDQPEENVSDDELEEAQINELMDQCSGFEFNMDDCEKIEISEDNVNQGTENIRPECFELLRVLGKGGYGKVFQVRKVSGAASGKIFAMKVLKKAMIVRNAKDTAHTKAERNILEEVKHPFIVDLIYAFQTGGKLYLILEYLSGGELFMQLEREGIFMEDTACFYLAEISMALGHLHQKGIIYRDLKPENIMLNNQGHVKLTDFGLCKESIHDGTVTHTFCGTIEYMAPEILMRSGHNRAVDWWSLGALMYDMLTGAPPFTGENRKKTIDKILKCKLNLPPYLTQEARDLLKRLLKRSASSRLGAGPGDATEVQTHPFFRHVNWDDLLARKVEPPFKPFLQSAEDVSQFDSKFTSQTPVDSPDDSTLSESANQVFLGFTYVAPSVLENLKEKFSFEPKIRSPRRFLGSPRTPVSPLKFSGDCWPRGPTLPEPSSLQSPTELAMEVSTMDQMDVQASAEATAPLPIRQPTGSNVGQFKQQAYPVISKRPEHLRMNL